Genomic DNA from Peribacillus simplex:
TTATATTTAACAAAGAATGCAGCCAAGTCCCTTTTCATCTCCATAGACGTGAAATCAGAGCTTGGAACCGGAACGGCCTTTGCGTTGACCTTCCCAAAAAGAAATGATTTCGTGAATATCACAAGCATGTGACAAAAGTGTCACATGCTTTTATTCTTTGTTCGTCCAAACGAAGGAAAAGAAATTCATGGCCTTTTATAATGAGGATATAGAAAAAAAGGAGTGTATCCAAATGAATATATTAGAAGCGAAAAAAATCCATAAAAGCTATGGTAATAAATTTAATAAACAAGAAGTTTTAAAGGGTCTTGATATAGGCATACAAGAAGGTGAATTCGTAAGTATCATGGGTGCATCCGGTTCAGGAAAAACGACTTTGCTTAATGTCCTTTCCTCGATCGATAAAATCAGCAACGGCACCATTACGATCGATGGAAAAGTGATTTCAAGGATGAAAGAAAAGCAGTTGGCCGAATTTCGGAAGAACCACCTTGGCTTCATCTTCCAGGAATATAACTTATTGGACACACTGACTGTCAAAGAAAATATCCTTCTGCCCTTATCCATTACAAAAACACCCCATTATGAAGCGGCACAAAAGTTTGATAGCGTAGCGAAGGAACTGGGCATATCTGAAGTGAAGGATAAATACCCAAATGAAATTTCCGGCGGTCAAAAACAGCGCACATCTGCAGCACGGGCTTTCATCCATGATCCAAGCATCATTTTTGCGGATGAACCGACTGGGGCGCTTGACTCCAAATCAGCTTCCGATTTACTGAACAAACTGAGCGAAATGAATCAAAAGCGCAAAGCGACCATCATCATGGTTACCCATGACCCAGTGGCGGCCAGTTATTGCAGCCGAGTGATATTCATTAAAGATGGACAAATCTATACACAATTGAATAAAGGTGAAGAATCCAGACAAACCTTCTTCAAGGACATCATGAAAACACAAGGTGTATTGGGAGGGGTTCAAAATGAGCATTAATCAACTCATCTTGCGAAATCTGAAGAAGAATCTGAAGAACTATTATCTGTATGTGTTTGCCCTGGTCTTCAGCGCTTCCCTTTACTTTGCTTTCGTCACCTTGCAATATGACCCATCGCTGGATGAAGCGGAGGGTACGGTGAAAGGGGCCGCCTCCATCAAGGCAGCATCGATCCTGCTTGTTGCGATTGTTTCCATCTTCCTTTTATATGCCAATAGCATTTTCATAAAAAGACGCAGTAAAGAAATTGGCTTATTCCAATTGATAGGCATGACCAAGAACAGGATATTCCGTATCCTGAGTGTGGAAAACCTGATCCTGTATTTCTGTTCCGTATTCCTGGGAATCTTTGTAGGGTTTGCCGCATCAAAATTGATCATCATGATACTATTTAAAATAATGGGTGTCCAGGCGATCGCGACCCTAAAATTTTCTTATCAGCCGCTTGTTCAGACCATTCTCGTTTTTAGCGCCATCTATCTTTTCATCATGTTGATGAATTATGCCTTCATTAAAAGGCAGACCATTCTTTCATTATTTAGAGTGACTTCAATGACGGAAGGAAAAGTGAAAAAGGTTTCGATGTTCGAAATGATCATCGGGATATTCGGAATCATCATGATCATTGCCGGCTATGTCGTCTCATCCAAATTATTCGATGGAGCTTTTTCAGAGATGACCGAGCTATTTATGGCCATGGTCTTCATTTTGGGAACCGTCATCATCGGTACCTACCTATTCTATAAAGGATCCGTAAGCTTCATCTTTAATATCGTCCGTAAAAAGAAAAATGGCTATTTGAACATCAATGAAGTATTGTCCCTTTCATCCATCATGTTCCGGATGAAATCGAATGCGGTATTATTGACGATCATCACAACCGTTTCCGCTCTGGCGATTGGATTATTATCATTAAGCTATATCTCCTACTACTCCGCGGAGAAGAGTGCACAAAGCAGTATCCCTACCGATTTTTCGATGACGGATATGAAAGATGCAGATGCATTCAAAGAAGCTTTATCAGACAGTAAAATTGATTATGACGCAAAGGTGATCGATGTCATTCAAGTGGATGTCAATGTAAAGGAAATAATGGAGACCAGCCTGGAAGGAGTGAACTTCGATCCGGACATCATGACCGTTCCCGTCATCAGTGATGAATCCGTTAAAGGAATCAACCTCGCCGAAGATGAGACCCTTTTCAGCGGATACAGTAATATGATGGAGAAGGTCATGTCCTTGAAGGATTCCGGAAAGATCGAACTGAAGGGTAAACACGAAGTGATTCCGCAAACATATATGGGATTGAAAGATGATACCTTCTTGTCCTACTATTTTACGAGTGGCGGAATGCCCGTTGCCATTGTAGACCAAACGATATTCGACCGTTTGAAAAAGGATATCGACCCGAAAATCCAAAAGGTTTCATCTGTAAATATCGGCATTGATGTGAAGGATGAAGCTGAACTTGAAAAAGCGAATGATCTATTCAATAAAATGAGTTTCAAAGAAGAACATGTGAATGATTCCCAATTAGAAATGTTCAACACCCAGAAGAAGAATATGGGTCTTATCATGTTCATCGTCGGCTTCTTGGGATTAACCTTCCTCATCACATCCGGTTGCATCCTCTATTTCAAGCAAATGGATGAAAGTGAAGGTGAAAAATCCAATTACACCATCTTAAGGAAACTGGGATTCACGCGAGGTGACTTACTCAGGGGAATCCAAGCAAAACAAGTTTTCAATTTCGGCATTCCTTTAGTCGTCGGGCTGCTTCACAGTTATTTCGCAGTCCAATCAGGATGGTTCTTATTCGGGACCGAAGTTTGGACACCGATGATCATCGTTATGGCATTATACACGGCATTATATTCGATCTTCGGAATCCTATCCGTATTCCATTACAAGAAGGTCATCAAGGAATCTTTATAAGTGCTAAAAAGCTCCAGGGCCCTTGAGGCCCCGGAGCTTTTATTTTCCCTTTAAAGTACCCCAGCCGGTTTCATCATTTCCTTGATCAATTCCCTGTTGCGCTTTTTAAAGATTTCATTATGGGAAGAAACCATTCCCACTCCGTGAGCGTCAGGCTGGATATATTGCTTTGCTTTGTTTACGGCATTTGCTGCATCTTGAAAAGTACCTGCTATCAGGTTCAATTTACCTTCATGCTTAAGGATATCACCGGCAGCGTATATTCCATCCATCGAGGATTCACTTGAAGAAGTACCTTCAATATAATAATTGTCGGCAATGGCTATATCCACTTTACTATTTCGAAGAAGCGATGTATCACGCTCATAACCATGATTGATGATGACTTCGTCAATCGGCAAGTAAGAAACCTCTCCCGTTGCCTGATTCGTCAGTTCAACATGCTCAATTGATTCATGATCAGCGCAGGCGATCAGTTTTGTAATCGTCGTATTCAAGAAACAAACTGCAGAGCTTTCCATCAATTGCCTTGCCTGTGATTCATGCCCTGCTAAACTATCTTTCCTATATGTCAGATACACCTTTTTGGCGATGGGCTCCAATTCATTTGCCCAGTCTATAGCAGAATTCCCGCCGCCTGAAATGATCACCGTCTTATCCTTGAATCGATTGAAAGACTTAACAGTATAGTTTAAATTGGAGACTTCAAACCTTTCTGCCCCGTCTATTTCCAACTTTTGCGGATTCAGGATTCCGCCGCCAACCGCGACAATGATCGTCTTGGAAAAGTGCATGTGACCTGAAGCCGTATGTAAAACGAAGATACCTTCTTCATTGCGTGTGATGGATTCCACTTTCTCATTCAAGACGACTGTTGGATTGAATGTTAAACCTTGCTCCACCAGCTGCTCAATTAATTTTTCCCCAGTTGTGGGTGTCAGCCCTCCAACATCCCAAATCATTTTCTCCGGATAGACATGAATTTTCCCGCCTAGCCTTGGCTGGTATTCAATCAGTTTAACTTTCATTTCTCTAAGTCCGCTATAAAAAGTGGAGTAAAGGCCTGCTGGCCCTCCCCCAATGACCGTTACATCAAATAAATCCTGCTGTTCCATTAACGTCCACTCCCCTGTAATCAAATGTGATTGATTATCATTCTCATTTAATCGTACACCCTTTTCTCACTTTTTACAATTAAAGATACCGACACACATTTGATTCTTTCTTGGGGTTTTTAAAATTCGATCGTTGATTTCCCTCCAGGCACTCGCTTTCCGCGGGCGGTCCGGAAGCCTCCTCGGCGCTTTTGCGCCTGTGGGGTCTCACTGGACTCGCTTTTCCCGCAGGAGTTTCGCGCCTTCCGCTCCAATCAACTTTGTTTTCAAAGATAGAGCTGCTTTTGTCTACAAACTAGATAATCATTGTTTGCCTACAGTTTTTTTTGAGTTTGTAAAATGGGGACGCTGATTTCCCCTCCAGGCACTCGCTTTCCGCGGGCGGTCCGGAAGCCTCCTCGGCGCTTTTGCGCCTGTGGGGTCTCACTGGACTCGCTTTTCCCGCAGGAGTTTCGCGCCTTCCGCTCCAATCAACTTTGTTTTCAAAGATAGAGCTGCTTTTGTCTACAAACTAGATAATCATTGTTTGCCTACAGTTTCTTTGTGAGTTTGTAAAATGGGATCGCTGATTTCCTCTCCAGGCACTCGCTTTCCGCGGGCGGTCCGGGAGCCTCCTCGGCGCCTTTGCGCCTGCGGGGTCTCCCTTAGACACGCTTTTCTAAGCAGGAGTCTCGAGCCTTCCGTTCCAATCAACTTTGTTTTCAAAGATAGAGCTGCTTTTGTCTACAAACTAGATAATCATTGTTTGCCTACAGTTTCTTTGTGAGTTTGTAAAATGGGATCGCTGATTTCCGATTAACGGTTCCGGACAAATAAAAAAATGCCCTTTCATACCGGGGCATTTTCATTGATCCAATTAATTTACGAATAGATATAGCTTTCGATGATATTCCACAAATGCCTGCTGGTCCTTTTCCGTGTAGTCCATCCATTTTACTTTCTTGCATCTTTCTTCTAATCTTTCATTCAGTTCATCTTCTATTTCATTCATGAAACGAATGATTTCCCCATAAGGCATATTGAAATGACGGGCTGCGAGCCTTGGCGGGGAATGCTTTACCAGCAATCTCATGAATTGATCGACCGTGTCCGCCTTCGATGCAAGATAATCTTCTTCGTTCACGATGAATTCATACACTTGTTTTTTGACACCAGAAAGTCTGGTTACTTCGTCGCGCAATAAAAACTCCATTAATCTTTCGTTCATATGGCTCTACCTCGAATTGGTTTATATTTAAATCCTTTTAGATATGTATGAAAAATCTATACTGCCCGATACCTCATTATGACATCGTAACGGCAAGCCATCAAGCACCTATTCATACACAAAGCGTAATAATTACGATTTGTGATCATTTTAAGGAAAGTAACATGTATATTCCTTAAAAGTCAACGTTCGTGTTGTGTGACATCTCGAATGTTGAAATGCATATAAAGCGTCCTGTATTGGCAAAATATGATCAAGAACAAATGGAACAACTCTTTATTAATTTTGTATATGTATAAAGAATACTTTTGTTAAAATTTGATATAATAAATGTAATATTTAGTCAATTAGTATCTTTTCCTAGAATTTGCTTTTGCAAAGGGGTAGAATGAAGCTAATGACATCTTATTTTTTCTAAATGTTTCCGAGGAGTTTTAGGGTGGGTATAGCAAGTACATAGTGACAGCTGAAATGCTGTCCGACATATCGGTTGTTTTCATTTGTTCAAAATAACAATGAAAAGAATAAGGAGTGATTTTTTGAAACCTTCAACAAATCGCATGTTAACCCGTATTAAATCCGTTTATATGTTCATTAGTAATAACGGTACGGTTTCTACTCAAGAGCTTGTAGAAGAATTTGGCATCACTCCTCGAACTGTGCAGCGCGATTTAAATGTCTTAGCATACAATGACCTTGTTCAAAGCCCAAGCCGAGGCCTTTGGACGACAACAAGTAAAAAGGTGAAGATGTCATCGTAAAATGAACGACCACCCGAACAAGATCGATATGTAAAATACTTTGAGGCGGACAATTTTTGTCCGCCTCATTTTTTGTGTCCATATATCATTCAGCCGGTTGGCCCGCCTTTAACTGTTCAAGCTCCTCCGCCGTCAACTCACGGTATTCACCAAGCTCAAGTTCCTCATCAAGCTGTAAACTCCCCATGGAGAGACGCTTTAGGTAGACGACACGTTTGCCAACGGCCTCAAACATCCGCTTCACCTGATGGAACTTCCCTTCCATGATCGTCAGCTCGATATCCGATGTCAGACCTGATTTTAAAATGTTCAATTCACCTGGTTTTGTTTCATATCCATCATCCAAGGTCACGCCGTTGCGGAATGCCTCGATATCCCGTTCCGTCACTTCACCATCAATGACCGCAAAATATGTTTTAGGGACATGTTTTTTCGGGGAAAGCAGTTGGTGGGCAAGCTTTCCGTCATTCGTGATCAGCAATAAACCTTCTGTGTCCTTATCAAGACGGCCTACAGGAAATGGCTCGAAAACCGAATCTTCCGGCTCCAAGATATCAATGACCGTTTCTTGGTAGTTGTCTTCCGTTGCCGACAATACGCCTGGCGGTTTATTCATCATTAAATAAATGAATTCCCTGTATTCAACCCGTTCACCATGAACCGTCACGATTTCCGTGTCAGGGTCCACTTGTTCCTTCGGATCCTTGAGCAGCCTGTCATTGACCTTGACGGCGCCGGATTTCAGGAGCTTTTTCACTTCTTTCCTGCTGCCATAACCAATATTGGATAAAATCTTATCAATTCTCATCGTTTCCTCCTAAAGCCTTTTCCATAAAAAGCCTTGCCCACTTTAATGACAGGCAAGGCCACGATATTTTAATTTGGGGATTCACCATTCAATACCCTTTTTTTTACACATCAAACTTCCAGCTTATAATCCTAATTTAGCTTTTAACCGATCGATCCGGGCACCGAACAAACGATGGGCAAGTTTGCTTTTCAAGGAAAGCGCCGCATAAATGAGTGCTCCAAAAATTGCACAAACGGCCACGATCAAAATCGCCTGGAATCGCCCTTCCGTTGTCAGCCACAGCGATAATAAACTGTTCATGCCCCATGCAGCCAGTCCCATTATCACTGAAAAAACAGTGATCAACACAGATCTTCTGATGGTAAGGCTGTAACGATATCCAGTAAAGTAGGTAATGACATACAAATTCAGCAGCACAGCAGCCAAGTAGCCGAATGCCGTAGCATAAACGGAGCCTTCCGTTTCAAACAACTTGATTAACGGGATATTCAAGCTCAATTTGATTAAAAAGCCCACAAGCAGGCTGAGCACCGTATATTTTTGCTGATTGATCCCTTGTAAAATCGCCGCCGAAACGGAAAAAAGCGCAAACAAGATGGAAACGGGCGCATATGCCTTCAGTACACTGATTCCAAGTGGATCATGGCTGTAAAAGGCACTATAGATCGGATCTGCCAGCACCGACATGCCAACGACCGCCGGAATCGTAATGAACAACAAAATTTGGAAAGCTTGGTTCAGCTGGCGGTTTAACTCTTCCGAATCCTCGCTTACATATGCCTTCGTCACCGAAGGGAGAAGCGCCATTGAAAACCCGGTTGCAAGCGTCATCGGAATCAAGACAAGCTTCTGGGCATATACATTCAACACCCCAAGGGCATCTTCTGCGACATGCTGCAACCCGATGGACGACATCGCCTTATTGAAGGACAATAAGTCCGCAAGCTGAAACATTGGCATCGCGATTCCGACGAATATGAAAGGAATCGATGATAGAAATATTTCTTTATAGATCTCCTTAAGGGAAATTTCCATCGTCCCCCGGTCTTTCTTCATCAAGCTGTCCAAATGGGGTTTTTGTTTTTTCCAATACCAAAATAACACCACTAAACCGCCGACAGCCCCGACCGTCGCCGCGAAGGTAGCTATTTGGATGGCTCTCACTAACTCTCCATCCAGGACATTCAAAACAACATATACACCGGCCAAAAGGAACACGATGCGGACAATTTGTTCGATTACCTGAGATATGGCCGTTGGTTCCATCGCCTCATGACCTTGAAAGAAGCCGCGGATGATGCTCATGAACGGTACAAAAATCAAGGCGAAGCTGACTGCCCGTATGATCTCCGTGACATCTCTGACATCTTCCTGCCTGACCCCAAAGACTCCAGTGAACAATGGTGCCATCGTATAGAGAATCAAAAAAGCGAGAAAACCGGTGACTAGCATTAATTTCAGGCTCGATTTAAATAACTTCTCACCGACGGCGTACTCCTCAAGCGCATTATACTTCGAAATGAATTTTGAAACAGCAAGCGGCATGCCTGCCGTTGCAAAGCTAATGAAAATGGTATATGGAACATACCCATATTGATAAAGGGTAGCCCCTTTATTCCCAACCATATGTTCAAATGGGATGACGTAAAATAAACCAAGTACCTTGGAAATGATCGCTCCCAGCGTTAATATAAAAGCCCCTTTTAAAAACTTAGATGACATCTAATCCCTTCCTGCCTCTGTCAGTTACGTTTCACACGCTCTTTATCTTATCATATTAAAGTATTTTTTCTATAGAAAACTACACTCAAGTTTATCGTTTTCGAAGATAATACACAAACAAATAATTCCTTTTTTTCTACATTCGCAATCTGACGGGCTCTTGCTATATAATGAAGGGACTGAAAATGATAAAGTGGTGATCAATTTGAAATATGATGTAGTGGTAATTGGCGGCGGTCCTTCCGGATTGATGGCAGCAATAGCTGCCGGGGAAAAAGGGGCCCATGTATTGTTAGTGGATAAGGGCGAGAAGCTTGGCAGGAAGCTAGCCATCTCTGGCGGCGGACGCTGCAACGTGACGAACAGGCTCTCAATCGATGAAATCATTCAGCATATCCCTGGAAACGGGCGATTTCTATACAGTGCTTTCTCAGAGTTCAATAATGAAGACATTATTCAATTCTTTGAAAAATTGGGCGTGGCCCTTAAAGAAGAGGACCATGGCCGGATGTTCCCTGTCAACGATAAAGCGCAAAGTGTCGTGGATGCCCTTCTGACGCGCTTGTCTAGTTTAAAAGTAACGATCTATAAGAACTCACCAGTAGCGGAAGTTCTCTATGAACATGGAAAAACAAGCGGTGTCCGGTTGAAAGATGGACAAACCATCGATACAGATGCAGTCGTGATTGCAGTCGGCGGGAAATCGGTTCCCCACACCGGTTCGACCGGCGATGGCTACGCATGGGCTAAAAAGGCGGGGCATACGATTACCGAACTGTTTCCAACTGAGGTTCCCGTACTTAGCCATGAAACATTCATTAAAGATCGAACACTCCAAGGTCTCGCACTTCGCGATGTTTCATTGAGTGTCCTTAACCCAAAGGGCAAGGCCCTGATCACACACCGAATGGATATGCTCTTCACCCATTTTGGCGTCTCCGGTCCAGCTGTTCTAAGATGCAGCCAATTCGTCGTGAAAGCGATAAAAAAATGGAACCTGTCGGAAGTGACAATGAAACTCGATGCCCTTCCGGACCGAAACAAGGAAGAGGTCTTTCAAGACATCATGAAGGAAATTAAAGCCGAACCGAAAAAAGCCATTAAAAATACCTTAAAAGGTTTAGTTCCTGAACGATACCTTCACTTTCTGCTTGAGCGAAGCGGCATCGACCTTCAAGAACAAGGAGCGACGATATCAAATGAAAAAATCCGCCGCTTTGCAGAACTATGCAAGGACTTCCAATTCGGAGTACACGGCACCCAGCCGCTAGAAAAAGCCTTCGTCACGGGCGGCGGCGTATCCGTCAAAGAAATACACCCAAAAGAAATGGCATCCAAACTGATGGACGGACTGTATTTCTGCGGTGAAATTCTGGATATACACGGATACACAGGCGGCTATAATATCACATCGGCATTAGTAACCGGAAGACTGGCCGGTATGAATGCTGCCATACATGCCCGTTCATGATTCCTAAAAAGAGGCTGATCCGCTTGGATCAGCCTCTTTTAATGCGATTTCGTAAGTCTATACATCATTTCGGTGTTTGTTAGGCTTCAATCCCTGGCATAGGCGCCGTTATTTGGGCCGCCCGCAGTTTTTTCGTCCGCACCCGCGCCGCCTCTTTTATCCGGCTTTCCCGTTTAAAATAATTCTGGATGATAGCGGAAAGCTTCGAGGTCAATGGTATTCCGTTCCGTGAATGTGATGCCTTCACTCTCGAGCATCGCCTTTTGGTGTTCTGCGGCGCCCTCTGCTTTTATGCCGATTTCTCCCTTGGCATTGATTACCCGGTGCCAAGGAAGGTCATGTTTTTTGCTGCTTGAATGAAGGATCCTTACGACCTGCCTTGCACCGCGCGGACTACCGGCGAGCTGTCCGATTTGACCATATGTCATCACTTTACCGGAAGGGATATGCTGTATGATAGTAATTACCCGTTCAGTAAAACTTTCCAAATAACTCGCCCCTTTTATTCTATCCGTTTGCCAACATCGTGATTTTTTCATCGGTTATCAGGACCCCATGATGCTTGATCAAGTTTGTTTTAAGCTCGGCAGGCAATCTGCAGTCATCGTATGCACAAACGGAAATCAATCCTTGTTCCTTGATCAGTTTGTCGATTCCTTTTTCATATTCGCCTATCGCTAAGCTGACTTGATCGTCATGGCCCCATTCAACATGGCCCCAAGTCCGCACGTGCTGATTGCGTTTAGTGTATGTATCGATATTTTCCAAAAAATAATTAACCATCGTCGAAGGATGGAAGTCTCCATGAAAACAATAAAAATCAAAATTATTCATAAGATGCACTAGCTCCAATTGCTCCTCATTTAAATGAAGCTGCAATTTCTTATACACGAAAGGATAGATACGGTCATTTTCGACGACCAGGATATGGTCTCCCTGTTCAACACCGGCAATGATGAAAGTTGCCTCATTTTCAATGTAGGCTTCCAATTCATTAAAACAGTATAAAATATGACCACCATCCGATTGCTGTATTTTTTCTAGTAGTTGTATCATTTTATTATCCAAAATGAATCTCTCCTTTAAATACACCAATCCGCACTATGTATATGTTTAACTTTAACCATTATCTCCGTATTTGTAAAATTCATAGAAGAATATAGTCATTATTTCCTAATGTCATCTGTTTTGATCGGGAATTTCGTTAAGTCGAATTGAGGCCGCTTTTAGTCCACTCATTGAAAGACCAAGGCAGCCCAATTCAGCAGACTCCGTTCTTCATACATTTTCCTTTTTTTATGTTCACCCTTAAATCACTGGATAATACGGCACAAAACGAGGGTTATAATAATAGGGCGGTCTTGGTCCGATAAGCGGCAATTCAAAGGTATTTGGGTTGGAATCATATAACAACTCCACTTTTTCATCCGTTTGTTCGACCAATAATAACTTCACATCTTCGCTATAATAATAGGGCATATTGAGGCCTCCAAAAACTTTTTCTACCCTTCAGCGCGCGGCACGGCAACGAGCCCGTCCCCATACATGTTCTTCATGCACGGCATATATCTGATCATCATAAAGTAATCCGACTAAATTCTTTTTTAGGAGGACCCCTCATGGCAGAAGATAAGAAAAAGAAATCATCCGGTAAAAGCTATCCCATGCATCCGAATTATGGAAAGATCACCCGTTATCAAGACGTTCCCATCACGGTTCCTGAGCAACGCCAATTCCGCCAACCTGGTGTAGAAAAATTAATGGTGCCCCGGCCCATCATCGAAAATCCCAATTACAGGGGCAGCGGGAAACTAACCGGAAAGGTCGCATTGATAACTGGCGGAGACAGTGGGATTGGCGCTGCGGCTGCCATCGCTTTTGCTAAAGAAGGTGCAGATGTTTCCATCGCTTATCTGGATGAACATGAGGATGCGAATCGGACTAAAACGAGAATAGAAGAGCTTGGACACCGTTGCTTACTGCTGCCTGGTGACTTAAGGGATAAGCAGCAATGCATCAATATCGTGGAAGACACCATCGAAACATTTGGAAAGCTCGATATTCTCTGTAACCACGTGGGTATTCAATTTCAGCAATTAAGCTTGCTTGATATTACGGATGAGCAATTCGATGATACCTTTAAAGTCAATATCTATTCCCACTTCTACACGACCCGTGCTGCCCTTCCCCATTTAAAAGCTGGGTCCTCCATCATTAATACATCATCTGTCGTGACGTTTAATGGGAATAAGCAATTAATTGATTACACGGCGACTAAAGGGGCCAATATTGGTTTTACCCGTGCCTTGGCAAACAGTCTTGTCGATCAAGGCATCCGGGTGAACGCCATTGCGCCCGGAAGGTTCTGGACACCGCTCATCCCGGCAAGTTTCTCGGCGGACGAAGTGACACAAGTCGATA
This window encodes:
- a CDS encoding ABC transporter ATP-binding protein: MNILEAKKIHKSYGNKFNKQEVLKGLDIGIQEGEFVSIMGASGSGKTTLLNVLSSIDKISNGTITIDGKVISRMKEKQLAEFRKNHLGFIFQEYNLLDTLTVKENILLPLSITKTPHYEAAQKFDSVAKELGISEVKDKYPNEISGGQKQRTSAARAFIHDPSIIFADEPTGALDSKSASDLLNKLSEMNQKRKATIIMVTHDPVAASYCSRVIFIKDGQIYTQLNKGEESRQTFFKDIMKTQGVLGGVQNEH
- a CDS encoding ABC transporter permease translates to MSINQLILRNLKKNLKNYYLYVFALVFSASLYFAFVTLQYDPSLDEAEGTVKGAASIKAASILLVAIVSIFLLYANSIFIKRRSKEIGLFQLIGMTKNRIFRILSVENLILYFCSVFLGIFVGFAASKLIIMILFKIMGVQAIATLKFSYQPLVQTILVFSAIYLFIMLMNYAFIKRQTILSLFRVTSMTEGKVKKVSMFEMIIGIFGIIMIIAGYVVSSKLFDGAFSEMTELFMAMVFILGTVIIGTYLFYKGSVSFIFNIVRKKKNGYLNINEVLSLSSIMFRMKSNAVLLTIITTVSALAIGLLSLSYISYYSAEKSAQSSIPTDFSMTDMKDADAFKEALSDSKIDYDAKVIDVIQVDVNVKEIMETSLEGVNFDPDIMTVPVISDESVKGINLAEDETLFSGYSNMMEKVMSLKDSGKIELKGKHEVIPQTYMGLKDDTFLSYYFTSGGMPVAIVDQTIFDRLKKDIDPKIQKVSSVNIGIDVKDEAELEKANDLFNKMSFKEEHVNDSQLEMFNTQKKNMGLIMFIVGFLGLTFLITSGCILYFKQMDESEGEKSNYTILRKLGFTRGDLLRGIQAKQVFNFGIPLVVGLLHSYFAVQSGWFLFGTEVWTPMIIVMALYTALYSIFGILSVFHYKKVIKESL
- a CDS encoding NAD(P)/FAD-dependent oxidoreductase is translated as MEQQDLFDVTVIGGGPAGLYSTFYSGLREMKVKLIEYQPRLGGKIHVYPEKMIWDVGGLTPTTGEKLIEQLVEQGLTFNPTVVLNEKVESITRNEEGIFVLHTASGHMHFSKTIIVAVGGGILNPQKLEIDGAERFEVSNLNYTVKSFNRFKDKTVIISGGGNSAIDWANELEPIAKKVYLTYRKDSLAGHESQARQLMESSAVCFLNTTITKLIACADHESIEHVELTNQATGEVSYLPIDEVIINHGYERDTSLLRNSKVDIAIADNYYIEGTSSSESSMDGIYAAGDILKHEGKLNLIAGTFQDAANAVNKAKQYIQPDAHGVGMVSSHNEIFKKRNRELIKEMMKPAGVL
- a CDS encoding DeoR family transcriptional regulator; amino-acid sequence: MKPSTNRMLTRIKSVYMFISNNGTVSTQELVEEFGITPRTVQRDLNVLAYNDLVQSPSRGLWTTTSKKVKMSS
- a CDS encoding pseudouridine synthase, with the protein product MRIDKILSNIGYGSRKEVKKLLKSGAVKVNDRLLKDPKEQVDPDTEIVTVHGERVEYREFIYLMMNKPPGVLSATEDNYQETVIDILEPEDSVFEPFPVGRLDKDTEGLLLITNDGKLAHQLLSPKKHVPKTYFAVIDGEVTERDIEAFRNGVTLDDGYETKPGELNILKSGLTSDIELTIMEGKFHQVKRMFEAVGKRVVYLKRLSMGSLQLDEELELGEYRELTAEELEQLKAGQPAE
- a CDS encoding putative polysaccharide biosynthesis protein; its protein translation is MSSKFLKGAFILTLGAIISKVLGLFYVIPFEHMVGNKGATLYQYGYVPYTIFISFATAGMPLAVSKFISKYNALEEYAVGEKLFKSSLKLMLVTGFLAFLILYTMAPLFTGVFGVRQEDVRDVTEIIRAVSFALIFVPFMSIIRGFFQGHEAMEPTAISQVIEQIVRIVFLLAGVYVVLNVLDGELVRAIQIATFAATVGAVGGLVVLFWYWKKQKPHLDSLMKKDRGTMEISLKEIYKEIFLSSIPFIFVGIAMPMFQLADLLSFNKAMSSIGLQHVAEDALGVLNVYAQKLVLIPMTLATGFSMALLPSVTKAYVSEDSEELNRQLNQAFQILLFITIPAVVGMSVLADPIYSAFYSHDPLGISVLKAYAPVSILFALFSVSAAILQGINQQKYTVLSLLVGFLIKLSLNIPLIKLFETEGSVYATAFGYLAAVLLNLYVITYFTGYRYSLTIRRSVLITVFSVIMGLAAWGMNSLLSLWLTTEGRFQAILIVAVCAIFGALIYAALSLKSKLAHRLFGARIDRLKAKLGL
- a CDS encoding NAD(P)/FAD-dependent oxidoreductase; the encoded protein is MKYDVVVIGGGPSGLMAAIAAGEKGAHVLLVDKGEKLGRKLAISGGGRCNVTNRLSIDEIIQHIPGNGRFLYSAFSEFNNEDIIQFFEKLGVALKEEDHGRMFPVNDKAQSVVDALLTRLSSLKVTIYKNSPVAEVLYEHGKTSGVRLKDGQTIDTDAVVIAVGGKSVPHTGSTGDGYAWAKKAGHTITELFPTEVPVLSHETFIKDRTLQGLALRDVSLSVLNPKGKALITHRMDMLFTHFGVSGPAVLRCSQFVVKAIKKWNLSEVTMKLDALPDRNKEEVFQDIMKEIKAEPKKAIKNTLKGLVPERYLHFLLERSGIDLQEQGATISNEKIRRFAELCKDFQFGVHGTQPLEKAFVTGGGVSVKEIHPKEMASKLMDGLYFCGEILDIHGYTGGYNITSALVTGRLAGMNAAIHARS
- a CDS encoding MGMT family protein; the protein is MTYGQIGQLAGSPRGARQVVRILHSSSKKHDLPWHRVINAKGEIGIKAEGAAEHQKAMLESEGITFTERNTIDLEAFRYHPELF
- a CDS encoding MEDS domain-containing protein is translated as MDNKMIQLLEKIQQSDGGHILYCFNELEAYIENEATFIIAGVEQGDHILVVENDRIYPFVYKKLQLHLNEEQLELVHLMNNFDFYCFHGDFHPSTMVNYFLENIDTYTKRNQHVRTWGHVEWGHDDQVSLAIGEYEKGIDKLIKEQGLISVCAYDDCRLPAELKTNLIKHHGVLITDEKITMLANG